Proteins found in one Bradysia coprophila strain Holo2 chromosome X unlocalized genomic scaffold, BU_Bcop_v1 contig_35, whole genome shotgun sequence genomic segment:
- the LOC119069529 gene encoding transient receptor potential cation channel protein painless-like: protein MEKCQDFVLDSFLEELEVFRWRLYIAKDESTEERSSLFEEACSKQISELFIEECLIAGCDTNTLSNEAKMMVKKLLHKGDMLPSIQRDDDKFWDFSRLRMCILYANERFFIKGIRLIGRKNPAKLKEIIENSGELINIAASNHLTLTIETLISLGGKVEYAAFLSACKTGSWQSLETLLPHLDLEENKLPLLRELYISAACADEKQRESFEKCYDLLLNESDFDVSSMDSHGRSAMYYVSNLPKKVDQFLEMGTYIGMQNGSSTPNVSFIAPAALEAHFNNCINFVQSEDNKKVTYIEFDYKNLIAPRNGNDDLTMPNEMTAIEFISQSVDYKHLLVHPLIWSFISLKWRQLALIRNIDCALYVLFALSNLCYVLALYGDAPKDITAIFFILTGNMTFYVAIRRIVHLLFCNNEYRKSLINYFHCYQTFQVIVSVSLVHYLEDINRVIPAMCVLLITCELFVLAGSIFWTFSLYYIMFLSIAWSSMKSLMVYIVLLPSFIISYWLMITNDKPKTQEDTYKHQFFDYLQQALMVPNSEDNIADSQLEHFKINFISLIRNFVGDEDDHEDHDNVPHSIVSLMKAVIGWHRDVDDKIASVEWTFLGLLIVLISLLSIINMNLVNSLAVTGTQAIQSKSELTCLTQRVLLLVQYEEALTNRRHWFWQFFQNTIVMQLFDFLTQFDVLENVREDNHRKIYIGPGNEILYHIQSQSNSAKSGDVGIISKVLFSAKKGEMGPYTDGNDDKSQGCGSKLWKKCAGIFFNKTDRMNPQIVENARNVIDRRKDDQKEKLDIDTCIHRIEKLETAILNLTKHLSGTVKLEN from the exons CTCAGCAATGAGGCGAAAATGATGGTGAAAAAATTGCTGCACAAAGGTGACATGCTACCGTCGATTCAGCGCGATGATGATAAGTTTTGGGATTTCAGTCGTCTTCGAATGTGTATATTATATGCAAACGAACGGTTCTTCATAAAGGGAATTCGCTTGATTGGACGTAAAAATCCAGCAAAACTGAaggaaatcattgaaaatagcGGTGAACTGATCAACATAGCCGCATCGAATCATCTAACCCTGACCATTGAAACGTTGATATCGCTTGGTGGTAAAGTCGAATATGCAGCATTTCTATCGGCTTGTAAGACCGGATCATGGCAATCGTTGGAGACGCTATTACCACATCTGGatttagaagaaaataaaCTGCCCTTGCTGCGGGAGCTCTACATTTCAGCTGCCTGTGCGGATGAGAAACAACgtgaaagttttgaaaaatgttacgACCTACTGTTGAACGAGAGCGATTTCGATGTAAGTTCCATGGATTCGCATGGTCGTTCGGCCATGTATTACGTGTCCAATTTACCAAAGAAAGTCGATCAATTCCTCGAAATGGGCACTTACATCGGAATGCAAAACGGATCCTCAACGCCGAACGTTTCGTTCATTGCACCAGCGGCACTGGAAGCCCATTTCAACAATTGCATAAATTTCGTGCAAAGCGAAGATAATAAGAAGGTGACGTACATCGAATTCGACTACAAGAACTTGATTGCACCGCGGAATGGCAATGATGACTTGACAATGCCGAACGAAATGACTGCCATTGAATTTATATCGCAATCAGTCGATTACAAGCACCTCTTGGTGCATCCGCTGATCTGGAGCTTTATATCGTTAAAATGGCGTCAATTGGCATTGATTCGGAATATTGACTGTGCACTGTACGTTCTGTTCGCCCTATCAAATTTGTGCTATGTTTTGGCACTTTATGGCGACGCACCAAAAGATATAACGGCCATTTTTTTCATCCTAACCGGAAACATGACGTTCTACGTAGCAATACGACGAATAGTTCACCTGCTGTTCTGCAACAATGAGTATCGCAAGAGTTTGATCAATTACTTCCATTGCTATCAAACGTTTCAGGTAATTGTTTCTGTGAGTTTGGTTCACTATCTGGAAGACATCAACCGTGTCATTCCGGCTATGTGTGTGTTGCTAATTACTTGTGAATTGTTTGTCCTGGCTGGATCGATATTTTGGACATTTTCTCTGTACTACATCATGTTCTTGAGTATTGCATGGAGCTCAATGAAGAGTTTAATGGTGTACATTGTCCTTCTTCCTTCGTTCATTATTTCCTACTGGCTAATGATAACCAACGATAAGCCAAAGACCCAAGAAGATACGTACAAGCATCAATTCTTCGATTATTTGCAACAAGCACTCATGGTTCCTAATTCTGAAGATAATATTGCCGACAGCCAATTGGAGCATTTTAAGATAAACTTTATCTCTCTAATTCGTAATTTCGTTGGAGACGAGGACGATCACGAAGATCACGACAATGTTCCCCATTCGATTGTTTCACTGATGAAAGCTGTTATCGGATGGCATCGGGACGTCGACGACAAAATTGCCAGCGTCGAGTGGACCTTCCTGGGACTACTTATAGTGCTGATCTCGTTGCTGTCCATTATCAACATGAATTTGGTGAACAGTCTTGCTGTTACCGGTACACAGGCTATCCAGTCCAAATCGGAATTGACTTGCTTGACACAGCGAGTCCTTCTGTTAGTCCAATACGAAGAAGCACTGACTAATCGAAGACATTGGTTTTG GCAATTTTTCCAGAACACAATAGTTATGCAACTGTTCGACTTTCTCACACAGTTCGATGTATTGGAAAATGTGCGAGAGGATAACCATCGGAAAATTTACATTGGCCCGGGAAACGAGATACTCTATCACATCCAATCACAGTCAAATAGTGCGAAAAGTGGTGACGTTGGAATCATATCGAAGGTGTTGTTCAGCGCAAAGAAGGGAGAAATGGGACCGTACACGGACGGCAACGACGACAAGTCGCAGGGATGCGGTTCGAAACTTTGGAAGAAATGTGCCGGCATTTTCTTCAACAAAACGGATCGCATGAATCCgcaaattgtggaaaatgcCCGTAATGTTATTGACCGACGAAAAGATGACCAAAAAGAGAAGCTGGATATTGATACTTGCATACATCGAATTGAGAAATTGGAAACGGCCATTCTGAACCTGACAAAGCATTTGAGCGGAactgtaaaattagaaaattga